A stretch of Patescibacteria group bacterium DNA encodes these proteins:
- a CDS encoding MFS transporter, with product MQILQNKIVGTLLAAESVWSFGAGLFFPIFAIYSTNLGGDITDAGIAAAIFIFVTSALEYPIGKLLDRYHEKFFIVGDYFLEAAVFIGYIFVENTFQLFFLQVILGFANAIGDPAWESLYDRSTPKKKSGSYWANSHFFVGMFNATGILLGSFLVSAYGFSSVFLLGAIFSGCAGFLALAYLRK from the coding sequence TACAAAATAAAATTGTTGGAACATTGCTTGCTGCTGAAAGTGTTTGGTCTTTTGGAGCCGGTTTATTTTTCCCAATCTTTGCAATCTACAGCACAAATCTTGGCGGCGATATTACGGACGCAGGGATTGCTGCGGCTATTTTTATTTTTGTTACTTCAGCGCTAGAATATCCAATTGGCAAACTGCTCGATCGTTACCACGAGAAATTTTTCATTGTAGGAGATTATTTTCTCGAAGCGGCGGTGTTCATTGGTTATATTTTTGTCGAAAACACTTTTCAACTCTTTTTTCTCCAAGTCATACTCGGCTTTGCCAACGCTATCGGCGATCCGGCCTGGGAGTCGCTTTACGACCGCTCAACGCCTAAGAAAAAATCCGGAAGCTATTGGGCAAACTCACATTTCTTTGTGGGCATGTTTAATGCCACCGGAATACTTCTAGGCTCTTTCTTGGTAAGCGCCTATGGTTTCTCCTCTGTTTTCTTGCTTGGCGCTATTTTTTCCGGTTGTGCGGGATTCCTCGCTCTTGCCTATCTTAGAAAATAG
- a CDS encoding LemA family protein, with amino-acid sequence MKKALLIVVAVVAIVGLYFVSSYNRLVSGNNGVDVAWSQVETQLQRRFDLIPNLVESVKGAQIQEQTIFGDIAEARTRYSGATSVDDKVQAANQLESTLARLLVIVESYPLLTSTETVKNLMVQLEGTENRISTERGRYNETTGTFNLLVRRFPTNILAGLFGFSERNLFESETGAEVAPKVDFTN; translated from the coding sequence ATGAAAAAAGCACTTTTAATTGTCGTGGCGGTAGTTGCCATCGTTGGCCTCTATTTCGTTAGTTCTTATAACCGACTCGTTTCTGGCAATAACGGCGTCGATGTGGCTTGGTCACAGGTTGAAACCCAGCTGCAACGTCGGTTCGATCTTATCCCGAACCTTGTTGAATCAGTTAAAGGTGCGCAGATTCAAGAGCAAACTATTTTCGGTGATATCGCTGAGGCCCGAACTCGTTATTCTGGCGCTACTTCAGTAGACGATAAAGTGCAGGCTGCAAATCAATTAGAATCAACATTAGCGCGCCTCCTCGTGATTGTAGAAAGTTATCCGCTACTTACTTCCACGGAAACGGTAAAGAATTTAATGGTTCAACTGGAAGGAACCGAGAATCGTATTTCTACTGAACGTGGGCGTTACAATGAAACAACTGGCACCTTTAATTTACTTGTTCGCCGATTCCCCACAAATATTTTAGCCGGGTTGTTCGGATTTTCTGAACGGAATCTATTCGAGTCTGAGACGGGCGCTGAGGTTGCCCCTAAGGTTGACTTCACTAACTAG
- a CDS encoding TPM domain-containing protein → MRARIVLLVASFLAIPFVTFGYTSPGAATGYVNDFAGLLSEAEKSALEKKLSDFDGETSNQIAVVSVPSLAGDTIENFAVRLFEEWGIGDSKNDNGVLLLVSRDDRQVRIEVGYGLEGALTDIQANDIIQNDIVPAFRNELYADGINRATDDIMAATIGEYQTQVKPTTLWQDIVQYGEVLFFFGFVLLQWLAAILARSKSWLGGGIVGGLLGALIGFFLGWLYWGLFALLFLVPLGLLLDYVVSSTYKKKGRGESLPWWTGGGRGGSGSSFGGFGGGSSGGGGASGSW, encoded by the coding sequence ATGCGCGCCCGCATAGTCTTGCTGGTCGCTAGTTTCCTAGCGATACCATTCGTAACGTTCGGCTACACCTCTCCCGGTGCTGCTACTGGATACGTGAATGATTTTGCAGGTTTACTTTCGGAAGCAGAAAAATCTGCACTCGAAAAGAAACTTTCTGATTTTGATGGCGAGACGAGTAATCAGATAGCAGTCGTTAGTGTCCCGTCACTAGCGGGTGATACCATTGAAAATTTCGCTGTTAGGCTTTTTGAAGAGTGGGGCATTGGCGACAGTAAGAACGATAACGGCGTGCTGCTCCTCGTTAGTCGCGATGATCGCCAGGTGCGTATTGAGGTTGGCTACGGCCTAGAAGGCGCACTGACGGATATTCAGGCTAATGACATCATTCAAAACGACATCGTGCCAGCATTTCGGAATGAACTCTACGCAGACGGTATCAACCGTGCGACGGACGACATCATGGCAGCGACGATTGGTGAATACCAGACCCAGGTAAAGCCGACCACGCTTTGGCAAGATATTGTGCAGTATGGAGAAGTCCTCTTCTTTTTTGGCTTCGTTCTTTTGCAGTGGTTAGCTGCAATTTTAGCGCGTTCAAAGTCGTGGCTGGGGGGCGGTATCGTTGGGGGCTTACTCGGGGCACTCATCGGTTTCTTTCTCGGTTGGCTCTATTGGGGTCTCTTCGCCTTACTTTTCCTCGTTCCTTTGGGTTTACTGCTTGATTACGTTGTTTCAAGTACGTATAAGAAAAAAGGGCGAGGTGAATCCTTGCCGTGGTGGACTGGTGGTGGTCGTGGTGGTTCAGGCTCAAGCTTTGGTGGTTTTGGCGGAGGGAGTTCAGGCGGCGGCGGAGCCAGTGGCAGCTGGTAA
- a CDS encoding class IV adenylate cyclase encodes MEYEVKFLNIDPEAIQEKLAGIGAEKVGEFFYRRSVFDYPDWRLDKEASWLRLRDEGNQVTLTFKKRIGVKASDGSTQDEGMEELEVVVNDFAEMHNILLRLGFIEKHYVENRRIRWRKGDIEFDIDTYPAIATYLEIEGKSWEAVDGAIHELGLDPKDKNIFSANQVYALNGIQVADYTRLTFDELVKR; translated from the coding sequence ATGGAATACGAAGTGAAATTTCTCAATATTGACCCCGAGGCCATTCAAGAGAAACTGGCAGGAATTGGGGCAGAAAAGGTTGGTGAATTCTTTTATCGGCGCAGCGTGTTTGATTATCCAGATTGGCGACTTGATAAAGAAGCCTCATGGTTGCGGCTTCGCGACGAAGGCAATCAAGTTACTCTTACCTTCAAAAAACGCATTGGTGTCAAAGCGAGTGATGGCTCCACTCAAGATGAAGGTATGGAAGAGCTTGAGGTAGTGGTAAATGATTTTGCGGAAATGCATAACATACTTTTGCGTCTCGGCTTTATAGAGAAGCACTACGTTGAGAATCGGCGCATTCGGTGGCGCAAGGGCGATATAGAATTTGATATCGATACCTATCCCGCTATTGCTACGTATTTAGAAATTGAAGGGAAGAGTTGGGAAGCAGTCGACGGTGCCATTCATGAACTTGGTCTTGACCCTAAAGACAAGAATATTTTTTCGGCGAACCAAGTATACGCATTGAATGGTATACAGGTTGCTGACTATACGCGGCTCACTTTTGACGAGCTTGTAAAGCGATAA
- the ruvB gene encoding Holliday junction branch migration DNA helicase RuvB, producing the protein MEERQVAPEEHNEDESLDKTLRPRELKDYIGQEKVKDNLAVLMEAAKKRHEPVEHILLYGSPGLGKTTLAHIIAREMSAGIRVTSGPALTKAGDLAAILTNLEAGDILFIDEIHRLNKTIEEVLYPAMEEFALDVVLGKGPSARTLRLDLPKFTIVGATTKVSLLSAPLRDRFGATYRLNFYELGDIERIVGRSARLLNVATDDLAVTAIAERSRRTPRIANRLLKRVRDVAEVRGTGSITVPITEVTWQMLDVDRYGLDDVDRRILRAIIEIFSGGPVGVTTLAAATAEEVATIEDVYEPFLMQMGFLQRTPRGRVATELAYRHLNLPPPPDLQQRLL; encoded by the coding sequence ATGGAAGAACGCCAAGTAGCCCCAGAAGAACACAATGAAGATGAATCTTTAGATAAGACGCTGCGACCTCGCGAGCTGAAGGATTATATTGGGCAAGAAAAGGTCAAAGATAATCTAGCGGTACTTATGGAGGCGGCCAAGAAGCGGCATGAGCCGGTTGAGCACATTCTTTTGTACGGTTCTCCCGGTTTGGGGAAGACAACGCTCGCCCACATTATTGCCCGAGAAATGTCGGCAGGCATTCGAGTAACCTCGGGTCCGGCGCTTACCAAAGCGGGTGACTTGGCTGCCATTCTGACGAATCTTGAAGCCGGAGACATTCTTTTTATTGATGAAATACATCGACTAAATAAAACCATTGAGGAGGTGCTGTATCCAGCCATGGAGGAATTTGCATTGGACGTTGTCCTCGGGAAAGGGCCAAGTGCGCGTACGCTACGATTAGATTTACCAAAGTTCACCATTGTTGGGGCTACGACGAAGGTTAGTTTATTGTCTGCGCCCTTACGTGACCGGTTTGGAGCTACGTACCGACTTAATTTTTACGAACTCGGTGACATCGAACGCATAGTTGGTCGTTCTGCCCGGCTTTTGAATGTGGCCACTGACGACTTAGCGGTAACAGCAATTGCCGAGCGTTCACGCCGCACGCCCCGCATCGCAAATCGTTTATTAAAACGCGTGCGCGACGTCGCCGAGGTGCGTGGTACCGGCAGCATCACAGTGCCAATAACAGAAGTAACGTGGCAGATGCTCGACGTCGACCGCTATGGACTGGACGACGTTGACCGAAGAATTCTTCGAGCAATTATTGAAATATTTTCTGGTGGTCCGGTGGGGGTTACAACATTAGCAGCGGCCACAGCCGAAGAGGTCGCCACCATTGAGGATGTCTATGAACCGTTCTTGATGCAAATGGGTTTTTTGCAGCGCACCCCTCGCGGTCGTGTTGCTACTGAACTTGCCTACAGGCATCTCAACCTTCCGCCGCCACCTGACCTACAGCAGCGACTTCTGTAG